The nucleotide sequence TGATCTTCCACGCGCAACACGACGCGCCCTCCGAATGCGCGCGCCACGCCCCACACGCAGAGCGCATTTGCCGCGTGCCCCAAATGCAGCCACCCCGTTGGAGCGGGTGCAAAACGCGTGCGCCAGCCGATCGGCAACTCGGTGGCCATGCGTTTCAGCGCAGCGGCGATCATGGTGCTTGCCTCGCGCGCTTTGTGGGTGCGGCGGTCGGTGTGTCCGGAGTCGTGGGCGCGAGCGCTCCAGCGGGTGCGTCTTCATCCGTTGATCGTGCCACACACGCCGATGCACTCAGGTCAGCCGGTACAAAGAGGAGCGCAACCGGCACCATCGCAGAACCCGGAAAGGATGCGACCACCGCCACCTCTGCGTCGCGCACAGCGTGCGGCGCCTGCTCTGCGAGCGCGCACGCGACGCGATGCACGGCCTCCGCGTCGTCCGCTGGGCGCGGTGCGCGCATCGCGGCCAAGGCCGTCACGCGCCACACCGTGTCGGTGCCCGTGGCGTCGAACGTCGCTATGGCTGTCACGCGCCGCGCCACACCGGTCGCGCGCATTCTCACGCTGGCATCCATCAGCTCGGCGGTGCGTGGCGCGAGGACGAGGATGCGCGCGTATCGTGGAAACGCGAGCGCCATCGTCACTGCTGCCATAACGCCTACGGTCAGCAGCACCGGTCGCGGCGGCGCGGGTAGCGACTGCGCCTGCCTCTCGTCGGCGCGTATTACCACCGAGCCCGCGCACAGGTCGTGCAGTGTGCGCCGCGACGGAACAAACGCGAGCAGCATGATCGTGTCGGTCACGAGAACCGCCAAAACCGCGCTCAACAGCAGCCCACCGCCGATCATCGGGAGCATGCGGTAG is from Gemmatimonadota bacterium and encodes:
- a CDS encoding RDD family protein → MTQPTVSDAGSVPTPDTPYGSLGARMVASVIDLVVVILLDWPVWYALGGRTDGWAQLALQLLPAAYFILACTRVGQGQTVGKHLMRLRVVNRNGTPLTFGSAFLRWMVAVAAAFPLWWLWPQAPDYRMLPMIGGGLLLSAVLAVLVTDTIMLLAFVPSRRTLHDLCAGSVVIRADERQAQSLPAPPRPVLLTVGVMAAVTMALAFPRYARILVLAPRTAELMDASVRMRATGVARRVTAIATFDATGTDTVWRVTALAAMRAPRPADDAEAVHRVACALAEQAPHAVRDAEVAVVASFPGSAMVPVALLFVPADLSASACVARSTDEDAPAGALAPTTPDTPTAAPTKRARQAP